The genomic window GGGCATCGCGAGTCCGGTCGCGCCGCCCGTGAGGGAAAGATCGTAGGACTTGCCTGGCGTCGCCTGGCCCTTGGCCCGAGTCGCCACTGTCCCGCGATGGCGGAGGCCGGCCGGCCCAGATAGGCCGCGACCTGGCGCGCCAGGATTCCGACGTCGCCCGCGCCTTTCGCGTCGCCCGCCACGGTCCACGCCTGGTCCTTGCGCGTGGCGGTGCCGGACGCCTCGACCGTTCCGGCGGAGGCGGCGAGCGAGAGCGTTTTGACCGCGAGGGCAACAAGCCGCCTCTCGGCGTCGACGTCAACGTGCGCCGATGTGACGAGCGAAATCCGCGGCTCGCTCCACCGTCGCTCTTCGCCCAGCGCGACATTCAGGTCCTTCGCCTCGGCTGAGGCCGAGAGGTCCACGCCTGCGGAATTCGCGCCCTGGGTTTCGGGCGTGTAGGTCCCTGTCGCTTTGACGTGGGCCTGGGCAGTGCGGATGGCGGTTCCCTTGTCGGCGAAATAAAGATCGAGGTCTGTCGCGGCGAGGTTCGCCTCCCCGGAAGTGCCCTTGTCGTCGCTGGCCGCCTGGCCGCGCACAGTCACCTTGCCGGCCATGCGGGACCCCGGTGCGAGCAGGCCGAACGGTTGCAGCGTCCGCGCGAGCACCGCGAGGTCGGCCTGCACGTTCCCCTCGCCGTTCACCCGGACGCGCCCCGTTTCGTCCTGGCCGGGCAGCGTTGCCGAACCGTCCGCCTTGGCCCGCAAGCCGGGCGCTTCGACGTGAAGGCCGCGGACCGTCACCAGCCGCTCCTTGGCCGAGTCGTACGCGACCTCGGCCGAAAGCGAGGCGTCCTGAAGCGTCAGCGTCTTGGTTGTCTGACCGCCGGCTGATGCCGGATCGCCTGTCTTGATGGGCATCGCGAGTCCGGTCGCGCCGCCCGTGAGGGAAAGATCGTAGGACTTGCCTGGCGTCGCCTGGCCCTTGGCCTCGAGTCGCCACTGTCCCGCGATGGCGGAGGCCGGCCGGCCCAGATAGGCCGCGACCTGGCGCGCCAGGATTCCGACGTCGCCCGCGGCCGACAGGTCGCGGCCGTCCCACTGCGTCGAGATCGTGAGTTTCCCTTCGCGCTCGCGGCGCACCATCGCCGTGCCGGAAACGGTGCCCGCGAGGTTGAGGCCGTCGCCGACGCGCGGGACGGCGTCCCAGATCGGAGCCAACGAGAGGTTTTCGCAGCGGGCCCGGACCGTGACGCCCAGCGCGTTCCAACCGCGCCAGTCGTGGGAGAGGCCTTCGATCTCGGCTTCGAGGGAGGCTGCGCCCGTCGCCTCGCCGGACGCGATTTCGAGGCGCGCCTCGAAGGCGTCCTTGGTGGCGCCCGCGACGAAGTCGGCCTCGAGCAAGCGAAGGGTCCCCGCGCCGGTGCGCAGCGAGAGATTGCGGATGCGAATGGATTCAGGGAGGACGGGCGCGGCCGCTTCGGGCTCGGCGGCCTGGGGCGCGGGGGCCTCGGCGGGCTTTTTCTCTTCCGGTTTCTCCGCGCGAGCCGCCGACAGAACGCCGAGAAGTTCCGGCACGGCTTCGCCGTCCTCAATCACCACGCCGCCGATCCGCGGCCAGTGGGTCAAAAGGTCGAGGAGACCCTGGTCGAGGCGAACGGTTGTGACGCGGGCGAGCGGCTCGCCCGCGGCCGATTCGACCCTGAGGCCGTGGACCGCCTGGCTGCCGAACCACGCCAGGCGCAATTCCTCGGCCGAGATCTGCATGCCCACGCGCGCGCCGGCGCGGGCGAAAAGGAAATTCTTGACGAAGCCCATGGAAAGGATTTGCGGCGCGAAGGCGACGAGGGCGACCAGCAGGGCCAACAAAACGATTGCGACGCGAAGCCATCGGCGTCGCTTCGCGGGCGTTTCGGCGGCGCGCTCCCGAGGCTCCGTTGAGTGCGGCGGGGCTTCGCGTTCGCTCATGGACGGTTCCTTGGACTCATTCTATCAGACAGACGGCCGTCGGGGGCGATTATTGTGTCGCCCCGGCGGTTGTCAAGTTCGCAAAAACGGGTACAATAGAATTGAAGGGCAGCCCGTTCCGGGCCGCCCGAAGGCGAAGGGTGCGATGGCGGAAGACCTGAGCGCGTTTCTGGCCAAATGGCCGTACGACCCGGATCGCACGATTCGCCTCATCGAGGGTCGCGACGGCCGGCGCAAGGTCCAGGTCCGGTTGCCTCTCGGCGTCGAGCAGTATGAACTGGACGGCCGGCCCGACGGCGAGAGGCCGTTCGGCTGCGTGTCGCTCCTGGCGCGATGGGAGGCACGGCTGGCGGCCCACCGGCGGCGCTCGGGATCGGACGAAGATTTTTCGATCCCCCCCAAGGCCTGCCACCGGTTACGCGACGAGTGCCTCCTCTTTTACTACCGCTACGTCGTGCTCTTTCAGGTGGGCGAGTACGGCCGGAGCGCCCGCGACACGGCCCGCAACCTGCGGTGCATGGACCTCCTGGCCCGGTACGCCGAGGCAAAAGAGGACCGCGGCGCCATGGAGCAGTACCGCCCGTACCTCATCCGCATGAACCGCGCGAGCCGGGCGCTGCTCGCCGTACGCCGCCGGCAGTACGACATCGCGCTGCGGGAAATCGAGGTCGGCGTCGGGCTGATCGAGAGCCTGCCGGCACAGGAGGAGATGGGCTTTGCGTTCGAGAAGCGCCGATCGCTTGCCTTTCTGCGGGACCTGGCGCGCGAGGTCCGCCAGAAACGGCCGCTGTCGCTGCGGGAACGGCTCGAACAGCGTCTCCGGCAAGCCGTGAAAAACGAGGATTACGAAGTGGCGGCCGAACTGCGCGACCGCCTCAAGAACCTCGGCGTCCGGCGTGCGGCGCCGCGCCGCGATCAGGTGTAGAGGGGGCTTCGCCGCGGTCTCACCTTACTTCGACTGTCCGGCCGGTTCCGGCGCGACTTCCTTCATCGTCACGTTGTCGAACCAGTAGCAGTCCGGAGGCCAGTAGGCGTAGAGCATGAGGCGGACGAACTGGACGGGGGCCGGCGCATCGGCCGGGATCGTGACGATCCGCACGTTATGTTCCCACTTTTCTCCCTGCGTCTTGCACCGCAGCGCCAAGTACGCGTCGTAAACGACGCGTTTCTCGCCGCCGACGTCGCCGTAGCCGCGGATGAAAAGTTTCGGGAAGAATTCCACGGGTCCGCCGAGCGCGCTCTTGCCGCGGTAATCCACTTCGACCTTGTAGGATTGTCCGGGCTTCACCGCAATCGGGTCGGAGAAGTACGCCACGCCGTAGAGCCCCGCCACGGTGTCGTACTTCGGCCCGGAGGTGGGAGTTTTTCCGGGCGCCTGGTCGGCTGTGGCCCCGGCCTTCAGTTGCTCGCGCCACTGGACCCACTGGGAGTGGTACACGTCGGTGTCCATTTTGAGGCACTTGCCGGTCGGGCTCTCGCCGGCCGCCCAGAACGTCGTTAGGCCGTCGATGGGCTGCCAGGCCGCGGGGCTTTTCGCGCCCGCCTCGAAGTCGCCGTTCGGGACGAGGTTCGGCTCGGTGGTGGTGACCTTGGCGTCGGCCTCCGGCGTGGCCGTGGGCGGCGGCTGCTTCGTGCGCCCGGTCAGGGCCTCCAGGATGCGGTCCTGGATGGGCCCGACGCCTTGCGAATCAGCCGCTTCGTAGTGCTCGGAGAACGTTTTCAGGGGGCGCTCGCGGGCGTCGGCCCCGCGGGCTTCGATTAGGCTGCCCGCGCCGGCGGGTTCGACGGAGCCCCAGAGCCCGAGGTGGGCGCCGAACCGCTCGCGGAGGAGGGCGGCGATGTCCTCGGCGGGCGTTTCGGCCGTGGGCAGCGCAAGGCCGGCCATCGCCTCGGTCATGCTCAGACGGTCCACGACGACGAGGCCCAGGCGCCTCGCGCGGAGGCGCAGGCTGTCGGCAAACTTCAGGCCCGTCCGGCCGTCGTCCGGCGAAGTGAACGGGAAGACGACGAGGACGGGCTGGTCCTGGTCCGGCGTCTCGGCCCGCGAGTCGGCGATCGGGCTCGCCTGAAGCGCAATAAACGCGGCGAGAATGGCGGCGGCACGCATCGCGGGACTCCGGCGCGCGGCGGAACTCAGTCCTCGCCGGTGCGCCTCAGTTTGTCGGCAACCTCACGCAGCCGTTTCTCCATCTCCTCTTTCGGGTACTGCGCGTTCTGGAAGAGAATCTCGGAGATCTGCGACCAGTTCGTCACCACGTGGATGGTATCGGGGAGTTGGGCCAACTGGTCGGCCAGTTTCTGGTAGTCTTTCCAGTCGTCCTTCGACCAGTCCACGTCGAGGATGAGGATGGATTTGACGTTGTTCTCCACGTAAGCCTGGGCGTCGGAGAGTTTGTCGCCGATGCCGACCACCAGGTTCTTGAAGGTGCGCTTCAGGTCGTCGAGGCGGTCGGTCTTGTAGCGTTCGCTGCCCGCGAGGAATCCGCTGACCGTGCTCGTGAGCACCGGGCCGCGCGGGAACTGGTTCTCCGCCAGCCACTTCCTGCTGGACGGGCCGAAGACGTCCGGCCGATGCGTCAGATAGACGATGGTGTGGTCTTTGGCGAGGCGCTCCAGGACGACCGCCGCTCCGGGCATCGGTTTGGCGCCCCCCGCCAGGACGCGGAGGAACCCGGAGGCGACGACCGTTTTGTCGAGGTCCGTGACCACGATCTTCGCGTCCGCCGGGCGGGCGGCGACCAGGAGTTCTGCGTCGGGCGCCGGGCGTTTCGGCTGGTCGTCCGGGTGGACGCGCACCGCGAAGAGATAATCGCCCGGCTCGGGAGGGATCTGCCA from Planctomycetota bacterium includes these protein-coding regions:
- a CDS encoding UvrB/UvrC motif-containing protein, with protein sequence MAEDLSAFLAKWPYDPDRTIRLIEGRDGRRKVQVRLPLGVEQYELDGRPDGERPFGCVSLLARWEARLAAHRRRSGSDEDFSIPPKACHRLRDECLLFYYRYVVLFQVGEYGRSARDTARNLRCMDLLARYAEAKEDRGAMEQYRPYLIRMNRASRALLAVRRRQYDIALREIEVGVGLIESLPAQEEMGFAFEKRRSLAFLRDLAREVRQKRPLSLRERLEQRLRQAVKNEDYEVAAELRDRLKNLGVRRAAPRRDQV